In the genome of Vanacampus margaritifer isolate UIUO_Vmar chromosome 1, RoL_Vmar_1.0, whole genome shotgun sequence, one region contains:
- the LOC144048656 gene encoding beta-1,4-galactosyltransferase galt-1-like, producing MVARMGPLPKGMTGCTRKLLLLVLVTLVIFIYWMSTARIGVLNLYAGTPCTWPRRVNNETVTHLNSTSICLGRVNEETITHLNGTKHLLMSAYADERVPGKDVRIVAIFKRDSVQQLHCVFCCRGLVSNSSSAAVLLHGSHFGFPYVSAAVLCQTPAGCRCSHVALLPAKENADAGNLTWLPIRNRREETRFNFTVCISVLYGNLNNVLQVAQTLEMYRLLGVNKVVVYYISSGPELGRLLSVYSQEGFVELVPWPIDRHLKPSPGWMFSRSGGDLHYYGQLVTLNECIYRSMERSRYVLLNDLDEIVMPYQHRDLMSMMSELRRRHPDASEFRIQAHRFPTKLEPNGTFKLPQWEGLPGLNILQHIYRKKPKSLHLSKMIILPRLVEQTSVHSVTKKFGKTYFVPEDVCRVIHFNDPESLTELRVDQRLWDFQEKLIPNVDRVLKEAGLIKLELVNYLGREEDQRKT from the exons ATGGTCGCTCG AATGGGCCCATTACCCAAAGGGATGACAGGATGCACAAGGAAATTGCTTCTCTTGGTTCTAGTCACCTTGGTCATCTTCATCTACTGGATGAGCACGGCGAGGATTGGCGTGCTCAACCTATACGCGGGGACCCCCTGCACGTGGCCCAGACGGGTGAATAACGAGACCGTCACACATCTGAACAGTACCAGCATATGCCTCGGACGGGTGAATGAGGAGACCATCACCCATCTGAACGGTACCAAACACCTGCTGATGTCGGCCTACGCGGACGAGAGAGTGCCCGGCAAGGACGTGCGCATCGTTGCCATTTTCAAGCGGGACTCGGTGCAGCAGCTGCATTGCGTCTTCTGCTGCCGGGGGTTGGTGTCCAACTCCAGCAGTGCCGCGGTTCTACTGCACGGCAGCCACTTTGGCTTCCCTTATGTCAGCGCCGCCGTCCTGTGTCAGACGCCGGCGGGCTGCCGCTGCTCGCACGTGGCGCTGTTGCCGGCGAAAGAAAATGCCGACGCGGGGAATCTGACGTGGCTGCCCATAAGGAACCGTCGGGAGGAGACGCGGTTCAATTTCACGGTGTGCATCTCCGTCCTGTATGGAAACCTCAACAATGTCCTCCAGGTGGCACAGACCCTGGAGATGTACAG GTTGCTCGGCGTGAACAAGGTGGTGGTCTACTACATCAGCAGTGGGCCGGAACTCGGCCGCCTGTTGAGCGTCTACAGTCAGGAAGGCTTCGTGGAGCTCGTCCCCTGGCCCATCGACAGGCACCTGAAACCCTCTCCTGGCTGGATGTTCTCCAGGAGCGGCGGCGACCTGCATTACTACGGTCAACTGGTCACACTCAACGAGTGCATCTACAGGTCTATGGAGCGGTCCCGCTACGTCCTGCTCAACGACCTGGATGAGATCGTCATGCCGTACCAGCATCGGGACCTGATGTCCATGATGAGCGAGCTCCGACGGCGCCATCCTGAC GCCAGCGAGTTCCGTATCCAAGCCCACAGATTCCCCACAAAATTGGAGCCCAACGGGACATTTAAACTACCTCAGTGGGAAGGATTGCCGGGACTGAATATTCTGCAGCACATCTACAGGAAGAAGCCAAAGAGTTTGCACCTAAGCAAGATGATCATTCTGCCAAG GTTAGTGGAGCAAACATCAGTGCACTCTGTGACAAAGAAGTTTGGGAAAACCTACTTTGTCCCGGAAGACGTGTGTCGGGTCATTCACTTCAATGACCCTGAAAGTCTGACAGAGCTCCGCGTGGACCAGAGATTGTGGGACTTCCAGGAAAAACTGATCCCCAATGTCGACCGTGTTTTAAAGGAAGCGGGGCTGATTAAACTTGAACTTGTGAATTATTTGGGGCGTGAGGAAGACCAGCGCAAGACGTAA